The Chloroflexota bacterium genome window below encodes:
- a CDS encoding class II fructose-bisphosphate aldolase, which translates to MPLVNFREILQDATDDRYGVPCLLGGNLEMVVGQIRAAEACNSPLILAFNQAVTPDVPMSIGLPMIVNAAREAAVPVATILDHGMHLEPVVQAIHLGSSSVMYDGSGLPFEENVRQTAEIVRIAHSVGVGVEAELGGIGGSSLEVGAAGPEPSFTDPEMAAEFVERTGIDALAVSFGNAHGPYQADPELELDRVKRIRELVSIPLVMHGASGLVDSQYREIVESGISKINYYTAMARDAARDLRDLMLETEENGLIYHHIIKRSIDFYYQETERLLVVLGCAGRIAAGERFRTY; encoded by the coding sequence ATGCCGCTGGTCAATTTCAGGGAAATCCTGCAGGATGCCACCGATGACCGATACGGTGTGCCATGTCTTCTCGGTGGCAACCTTGAAATGGTCGTTGGCCAGATCAGGGCAGCAGAGGCATGTAATTCGCCCTTGATCCTCGCCTTCAATCAGGCCGTTACACCTGATGTGCCTATGTCTATCGGTCTGCCGATGATTGTCAATGCGGCGCGAGAGGCTGCCGTGCCGGTAGCAACCATCCTGGATCACGGGATGCACCTTGAGCCAGTGGTGCAGGCCATTCACCTGGGAAGTTCCTCGGTGATGTACGACGGGTCTGGCCTGCCCTTCGAGGAAAATGTGCGACAGACGGCGGAAATCGTGCGGATCGCCCATTCCGTCGGGGTCGGCGTTGAGGCAGAACTGGGCGGCATAGGTGGCTCGTCACTGGAGGTAGGTGCGGCTGGACCCGAGCCGAGTTTCACCGATCCCGAAATGGCTGCAGAGTTCGTCGAAAGGACCGGCATCGATGCGCTGGCAGTCTCTTTTGGCAATGCCCATGGCCCTTATCAGGCAGATCCCGAGCTTGAACTGGACAGGGTTAAAAGAATCCGTGAACTGGTCTCGATCCCGCTGGTGATGCACGGCGCCTCCGGCCTGGTTGACAGCCAGTATCGGGAGATTGTAGAGAGTGGAATCAGCAAGATCAACTATTACACAGCCATGGCTCGCGATGCCGCCCGGGATTTACGGGACTTGATGCTTGAGACCGAAGAGAACGGCCTCATTTATCACCACATTATTAAACGATCTATCGATTTCTATTATCAGGAAACAGAAAGATTACTTGTTGTTTTGGGTTGTGCCGGCAGGATTGCTGCCGGTGAGCGATTCAGGACTTACTGA
- a CDS encoding alcohol dehydrogenase catalytic domain-containing protein, which translates to MTPTTMQAVVVRAPMEFGVEEVPLPQVDPGGLLLQVEACGLCGSDLRTLRGGHRKVTFPWIIGHEICGTVVETGTDYRGPWQPGQQLAVGPIVYCGTCDFCQDGRYELCENYREIAQAWPGGLADYIALPPESIRLGNVRAVSAGVDPAFAAITEPISSCLSAQEKGQVGLGDTVMVIGSGPVGCIHIALARARGASKIFIADIVDERLRLAEAFEPDATINVSERDLVEEVRRLTGGKGADVTVTATPAPVAQVQAVELTRKGGRILLFGGLPKDRSKPGVDMNIVHYNALHLIGTTIFAPRHHRLAVQLVESGRFPMDKLVTHRFPLSEFNAGATMALEGKVLKAVFLPGVG; encoded by the coding sequence ATGACACCCACTACCATGCAAGCTGTAGTCGTGCGAGCGCCGATGGAATTTGGCGTGGAGGAAGTGCCCCTGCCTCAGGTGGACCCGGGTGGCCTTCTCCTTCAGGTTGAGGCCTGCGGTCTATGTGGTTCAGACCTGCGCACGTTGAGGGGCGGCCATCGTAAGGTGACCTTTCCCTGGATCATCGGTCACGAGATTTGCGGCACCGTTGTCGAAACGGGCACAGACTACCGCGGTCCCTGGCAACCCGGTCAGCAGCTTGCCGTAGGGCCCATCGTCTACTGCGGAACCTGCGACTTTTGCCAGGATGGGCGATACGAGTTGTGCGAGAACTACCGCGAGATCGCCCAGGCCTGGCCTGGCGGCCTGGCAGATTACATCGCGCTTCCCCCGGAGAGCATTCGTCTCGGCAACGTTCGGGCAGTGTCCGCAGGAGTCGACCCTGCCTTCGCTGCCATCACCGAGCCTATCTCTTCCTGTCTGAGCGCGCAGGAGAAGGGCCAGGTAGGCTTGGGCGATACCGTGATGGTCATTGGTTCGGGACCAGTCGGTTGTATCCACATTGCCCTGGCCCGTGCACGCGGTGCCTCGAAGATATTCATTGCCGATATCGTCGATGAAAGGCTCAGGCTGGCGGAAGCGTTCGAGCCTGACGCAACGATCAACGTTTCCGAACGCGATCTGGTGGAGGAAGTGCGAAGACTGACCGGCGGCAAGGGGGCCGATGTGACGGTGACAGCAACCCCGGCGCCTGTTGCCCAGGTCCAGGCTGTCGAACTGACCAGAAAGGGTGGTCGTATTCTACTGTTCGGTGGTCTACCCAAGGATCGCAGCAAACCCGGCGTGGATATGAATATTGTCCACTACAATGCCTTGCATCTCATCGGCACGACCATTTTTGCTCCCCGGCATCACCGGCTGGCGGTGCAGTTGGTCGAGTCGGGGCGGTTTCCCATGGACAAACTGGTTACCCACAGGTTTCCACTGTCCGAGTTCAACGCCGGCGCAACTATGGCGCTGGAAGGAAAGGTCTTGAAGGCTGTTTTCCTGCCTGGTGTTGGCTGA
- a CDS encoding DUF6786 family protein has translation MIANITQSQVLQRLQEHGLQHTVVELDGGARIVVMQRGGRILGPFLPGDGGSILWLNDVWADSDAFSAYLAGNEWNLGGERVWIAPEIQFSVRDRYDFWNTVQCPPAVDPGNYSLDQASAGEVTLCQRMVLEAYNIASGSKELYLKRHIRPAANPLRALSQFKELMDGVGYAGYEHAVELSETTSDDIVSEGWSLLQLHAGGILIIPASPKVEYSDYFDPIDSDHQTIHQDAGYVAVRISGRRQFKVGYKSAHVQGRLAYLSRLNDSHFYLLIRNFFNNPSSLYAEEPPHLPGCRGHSIHVYNDDGDFGGFGELEVMAQTIGGETGRRSSSEQFLFWLFVGPGDRLELLAEHLLGVRLIVDLP, from the coding sequence GTGATCGCAAACATTACACAATCTCAGGTTCTCCAACGTCTTCAGGAGCATGGATTGCAGCACACTGTCGTGGAACTCGATGGCGGCGCGCGTATTGTTGTAATGCAGCGGGGCGGCCGAATTCTGGGCCCATTCCTCCCTGGCGACGGTGGCAGCATTCTCTGGCTCAACGATGTTTGGGCCGACTCCGATGCCTTCAGTGCCTATCTTGCCGGCAACGAGTGGAACCTGGGTGGTGAACGTGTATGGATCGCACCGGAAATCCAGTTCAGTGTACGCGATCGCTACGATTTCTGGAACACGGTGCAATGTCCCCCGGCAGTTGATCCGGGAAACTATTCGCTGGATCAGGCGTCAGCGGGCGAGGTCACACTGTGCCAGCGCATGGTGTTGGAGGCCTACAATATTGCCAGCGGGAGCAAAGAACTGTATCTCAAGCGGCATATCCGGCCAGCAGCCAACCCGTTGCGGGCATTGAGCCAGTTCAAAGAGCTGATGGATGGTGTCGGCTACGCGGGCTACGAGCATGCTGTTGAGCTGTCGGAAACGACATCAGATGACATTGTGAGTGAAGGCTGGAGCCTGCTCCAGTTGCATGCGGGTGGTATTCTGATTATTCCGGCTTCCCCCAAGGTGGAGTACAGTGATTATTTTGACCCTATTGACTCGGATCACCAGACAATTCATCAGGATGCTGGTTATGTGGCCGTTCGCATCAGCGGCCGGCGGCAATTCAAGGTGGGGTACAAGTCGGCGCACGTGCAGGGGCGACTTGCCTATCTCAGTCGCCTGAACGACAGCCATTTCTACCTGCTCATCCGCAACTTCTTCAACAACCCTTCGTCACTCTATGCGGAGGAACCACCTCATCTACCGGGTTGCCGAGGCCATTCGATTCATGTCTACAACGACGATGGTGATTTCGGCGGCTTTGGCGAACTGGAGGTCATGGCGCAGACGATCGGCGGTGAAACGGGCCGGCGCAGCAGCAGCGAGCAGTTCCTGTTCTGGCTGTTTGTAGGGCCGGGCGATCGGCTAGAGCTGCTGGCCGAACATCTGTTGGGCGTGCGCTTGATCGTGGACCTGCCCTGA
- a CDS encoding sugar ABC transporter permease: protein MAPTTGQQSNGITDKSGNQPRISKLERRRILRDWAFITPQLFLFVLLTIVPFFVAIPILFTDMSQFNDPAINPVGLRNFTAIFDNPSVQRDYFPALRRTLIFVVFNYTTVYIFGLSLALLMYEVGFRGGFFTIVYLPLMVSGLAVGYMAVMLFSQETGTANLLLQEVGLLKKPIDIFSAEGTAFILPGLVGWRYAGYNMAIFLAGLLAIPKETIEASIVDGASYWQRLWKVYFPQMLPSFVLATTMCLIGSFAVFDELVAMGALYVNPEAKLLSILFFTYGFQVERLAMGMTLAVETFLPLVVLGVALQRLQRRLQY, encoded by the coding sequence ATGGCACCAACAACCGGACAGCAGTCCAACGGGATTACGGATAAATCAGGCAATCAACCCAGGATAAGCAAGCTGGAACGACGGCGTATTCTTCGTGATTGGGCCTTCATCACGCCGCAGCTCTTTCTTTTCGTCCTATTGACGATTGTGCCCTTCTTCGTCGCCATCCCGATCCTGTTCACCGACATGTCCCAGTTTAACGATCCAGCGATCAATCCGGTTGGATTGCGCAATTTCACGGCAATTTTCGATAATCCCAGTGTGCAACGTGACTATTTCCCGGCGCTGCGACGCACCCTTATCTTTGTGGTCTTTAATTATACGACGGTATATATCTTTGGATTGTCGCTGGCATTGCTCATGTACGAGGTTGGTTTCCGGGGCGGATTCTTCACCATCGTCTATCTGCCACTCATGGTGTCGGGTCTGGCGGTTGGTTACATGGCCGTGATGCTCTTCAGCCAGGAAACCGGAACGGCAAACCTGTTGCTTCAGGAAGTTGGGTTGTTGAAAAAACCGATTGATATCTTTTCTGCCGAGGGGACTGCCTTTATCTTGCCGGGCCTGGTTGGCTGGCGATACGCCGGCTACAACATGGCGATTTTTCTGGCTGGGCTTTTGGCGATTCCCAAGGAAACCATCGAGGCATCCATCGTAGACGGCGCGAGTTACTGGCAGCGCCTCTGGAAGGTCTATTTTCCCCAGATGCTGCCATCCTTTGTGCTGGCCACGACAATGTGTTTGATCGGCTCCTTCGCCGTTTTCGACGAACTGGTGGCCATGGGTGCTCTTTACGTCAATCCAGAGGCCAAGCTGTTAAGCATTCTGTTCTTCACCTATGGGTTTCAGGTTGAACGGCTGGCCATGGGTATGACACTGGCAGTCGAGACCTTCCTGCCCCTGGTGGTTCTTGGTGTCGCTCTGCAGCGACTGCAGCGACGGCTGCAATACTAA
- a CDS encoding fucose isomerase, which yields MNVMDRKTTFGLIVGSRGFFNSELAVQGRKDLLAKLDELGFNYVIPPEDATPNGVIETYADAKICAELFKQRRDDIDGVVVVLPNFSDEMGVVFTLDMARLDVPVMVQACDDEDPMKLLIDQRRDSFCGKISVCNNLYQFGIPFTDTTYHTCTIGSDLFSKDLDRFARICRVVKGLTNMRIGAIGARPTPFHTCRYSEKLLQSTGVTVVTVDLSEMMASANALRQGGAQAVTDKVDQIRAYGTIPDYIQDEAIIRQAAWSVAVETWMAENECDASAIQCWTSIQLNYGCATCLTMSMMGEKLMPSACEVDITGAVSMYALVLASGNAAGFLDWNNNYGEDRDMCINTHCSNYPKSFIGETPEISNLDVIGASVGADKSFGAVKGQVVAGPMTFFRMSTDDTRGVIKSYVGEGEFTDDPTNIQGGSAVCRIGNLQQMMKYVCKNGFEHHVAQVRGNWADVLEEAIATYLGWDLYRHR from the coding sequence ATGAACGTCATGGACAGGAAGACCACCTTTGGCCTGATCGTAGGCTCGCGAGGGTTCTTCAATTCGGAACTGGCGGTGCAGGGCCGCAAGGACCTGCTGGCAAAGCTGGACGAACTGGGCTTCAACTACGTCATCCCGCCCGAAGATGCCACGCCCAACGGCGTTATCGAAACCTACGCCGATGCCAAGATTTGCGCCGAACTGTTCAAGCAGCGCCGGGATGATATCGATGGCGTTGTCGTGGTGCTGCCCAACTTCAGCGACGAGATGGGCGTTGTGTTCACCCTTGATATGGCCAGGCTCGACGTGCCGGTGATGGTGCAGGCTTGCGACGATGAGGATCCCATGAAGCTGCTCATCGACCAACGGCGGGATTCCTTCTGCGGAAAGATATCGGTCTGCAACAACCTCTACCAGTTCGGTATTCCCTTTACCGACACAACCTATCACACCTGCACGATCGGCAGCGATCTCTTTTCGAAGGACCTGGACAGGTTCGCCCGCATCTGCCGGGTCGTAAAGGGCCTGACCAACATGCGGATCGGCGCCATTGGTGCCCGTCCGACTCCGTTCCACACCTGCCGTTACAGCGAGAAACTGCTCCAGAGCACCGGCGTCACGGTAGTCACCGTCGATCTTTCCGAAATGATGGCTTCAGCCAATGCGCTACGCCAGGGCGGCGCGCAGGCGGTGACCGACAAGGTGGACCAGATCCGGGCCTATGGCACCATCCCGGACTATATCCAGGATGAGGCCATCATTCGACAGGCTGCCTGGTCCGTTGCCGTAGAGACTTGGATGGCCGAAAACGAGTGCGATGCCAGTGCCATCCAATGCTGGACCTCGATCCAGCTCAACTATGGCTGCGCCACCTGTTTGACTATGAGCATGATGGGTGAGAAGTTGATGCCCAGCGCCTGCGAGGTAGACATCACTGGAGCGGTGTCCATGTATGCCTTGGTACTGGCCTCGGGCAATGCCGCTGGCTTTCTGGACTGGAACAACAATTACGGTGAAGACCGGGACATGTGCATCAACACTCATTGCAGTAACTATCCCAAGAGCTTTATCGGCGAGACTCCGGAGATCTCCAACCTGGACGTGATCGGCGCGAGCGTTGGGGCTGACAAATCCTTCGGCGCTGTCAAGGGCCAGGTGGTTGCCGGGCCGATGACCTTTTTCCGCATGTCTACCGATGATACCCGGGGCGTGATCAAGTCGTATGTGGGCGAAGGTGAATTCACCGATGATCCCACCAATATTCAGGGCGGCTCTGCCGTCTGCCGGATCGGCAACCTGCAGCAGATGATGAAGTATGTCTGCAAGAACGGCTTCGAGCACCACGTTGCCCAGGTACGCGGCAATTGGGCCGACGTCCTGGAGGAAGCGATCGCGACCTACCTGGGTTGGGATCTGTACCGGCACCGGTAG
- a CDS encoding ABC transporter substrate-binding protein — MMSKSDLNRRQFLRYSAIAGAGVAAAACAQPAAPPAAQPVEPEAEAPAAAPEAEAPAAEEVTLDVMSLAEYEGPYREIWNIFEAGHPGIKINVFSINEDTAAAYEAKVAGGYLAAIELTQEMQIFFDKNNYEMAINLGELDFPWWDRWQFDVKNIWADLHGLPGPRSLDVFQGFVMTWQYNQELMEQSGLDPHTDVKSWDDLKKWLGDGAEWVAKTDGVDWFYNQAWHNWVFGNNYMDALPLAFADGQRDRQVDCWLGRTKFNAEDSPYRHAYEFFLAANDEGWMPPSMWTRQWEGDMEASYIAGNSVMMLHGPWVWDKALAAGSDFAVNDMQEGLPVTPPAEGQVPWMQSALPPNIDNQWFLRIGNEDTPHWAQTQEAWNWFWSPEAVPFKAQAEGRWPLYDLDEPLELQGPQFVHVLSQIGTPGGIWEDAQFEQNPTGNLMASPYRLKGSKGVWDWESNSNNEVFADVLQGKITVQQALDIAQRNWEESFEIPEEVTNG, encoded by the coding sequence ATGATGAGCAAGAGCGATCTAAATCGACGCCAATTCCTGCGCTACAGCGCCATCGCTGGTGCGGGAGTGGCCGCGGCTGCCTGTGCACAACCTGCAGCTCCACCGGCAGCGCAGCCGGTAGAACCTGAGGCTGAAGCGCCGGCGGCTGCTCCTGAAGCGGAGGCCCCTGCTGCCGAGGAAGTGACGCTGGATGTCATGTCCCTCGCAGAGTACGAGGGGCCCTACCGGGAGATATGGAACATCTTCGAGGCCGGCCATCCGGGCATCAAGATCAATGTGTTCTCGATCAACGAGGACACGGCTGCTGCCTACGAGGCCAAGGTTGCCGGTGGTTACCTGGCCGCTATCGAGCTGACCCAGGAGATGCAGATCTTCTTCGACAAAAACAACTACGAAATGGCCATCAACCTGGGCGAGCTGGACTTCCCCTGGTGGGATCGCTGGCAGTTCGATGTCAAGAACATCTGGGCAGATCTGCACGGCCTGCCCGGACCGAGGTCCCTGGACGTCTTCCAGGGTTTTGTGATGACCTGGCAGTACAACCAGGAACTCATGGAGCAGTCCGGCCTGGATCCCCATACCGACGTCAAGTCATGGGATGATCTGAAGAAATGGCTGGGAGATGGCGCCGAGTGGGTTGCCAAGACCGACGGCGTGGACTGGTTCTACAACCAGGCCTGGCACAATTGGGTCTTCGGCAATAACTACATGGATGCCCTGCCCCTGGCCTTCGCCGATGGTCAGCGCGATCGCCAGGTCGATTGCTGGCTGGGTCGGACCAAGTTCAATGCGGAGGATTCGCCCTATCGCCATGCCTACGAGTTCTTCCTCGCGGCCAATGACGAAGGTTGGATGCCGCCCAGCATGTGGACCCGCCAGTGGGAGGGCGACATGGAAGCCTCCTACATCGCCGGCAACTCCGTCATGATGTTGCACGGCCCCTGGGTGTGGGACAAGGCCCTGGCCGCCGGTTCCGACTTCGCTGTCAACGACATGCAGGAAGGCTTACCGGTCACACCGCCCGCTGAGGGACAGGTTCCGTGGATGCAGAGCGCACTGCCGCCTAACATCGACAACCAGTGGTTCCTGCGAATCGGCAACGAAGATACCCCCCACTGGGCACAGACCCAGGAGGCCTGGAACTGGTTCTGGAGCCCCGAGGCTGTGCCCTTCAAGGCTCAGGCCGAAGGGCGCTGGCCGCTGTATGACCTGGATGAACCGCTCGAACTGCAAGGACCGCAGTTTGTGCATGTCCTCAGTCAGATCGGCACACCCGGTGGAATCTGGGAAGATGCTCAGTTCGAGCAGAACCCGACCGGGAACCTGATGGCAAGCCCTTATCGCCTCAAGGGTTCCAAGGGTGTCTGGGACTGGGAGTCAAACAGCAACAACGAGGTGTTCGCCGACGTGTTGCAGGGCAAGATCACCGTTCAGCAAGCTCTGGACATTGCCCAGCGCAACTGGGAAGAAAGCTTCGAGATTCCGGAAGAGGTCACCAACGGCTGA